The genomic segment GCCAATATGCTACGCAATGCGCATACAAAACAACAGTATGCACACTACGCTTCATTTTTACTCGTTGGCATTCAGCAACCCCGCTATCTTAGTATGCACCTTAGACCGGAAGCTTTGCGTCCCTTCCTTTCGAAAGGTTTGCTATTTTAAGCCTGTCTGTGGAAGGTAGCTTAAAATTGCAATAACCACAAAGGCCACACCGCAACTTTCACATTATTTGCACATTTCACCTGAGTTAACGCCGAATTGCTGTTTGAAATTTGTCCTCGGGTATTGTGAAGTCCTTTAAATTTAATGATTTATGCTCACTTTTAGACATGTGCACAATGTGGCTCAATTGTGCAAAAGGGGCAGGAAGTACGTCCTAAATTTTGTCCGGTTATGGTATGTTGTCTGTTTGTGATTGGTGGACAATCTTTAAAAAGTCGAACTGCTTATTTTGTGTCAGTGTCGATTTGAAAATAACAGGCATACTGTTTTTTAAGTATTAAATTTTAAGGAGATTAACGTGAGAGCTTTAGTGCTAATTGGATGCTTGCTGATGAGTTGGAATGCTATTTCTTCTCCCATTCCGGATTTTCCATTTGTAACTGTGACTGGAGAAAGCTCTCGGAAAGTTACACCTGACACCGCGGTAGTAGGAATAGAGGTTGTTACTTATTCAGAAAGCGCTGATAAGGCTTTTGAAAAACTGAATAATACGGCTGCCAAGCTTCTATCAATATTGAAAAAATATCAGGTGAGTACTGACAATATTACTGCGCATCAGTTCGCAAAGGATACGAAGCAGGCTCGTGAAAAAAATGGCTACAATCGATTAGATATTTTGGGATACGAGTTTACTCAGATTTTTGAAATCCGGTTGGATAAATTAGAACGCTATTCAGAAATTGCTGATGAGGTCAGCAAAATGGACAATGTAAGAGGTCTGAAAAGCGAATTTGATGTATCAAATCGAGAGGAAATTGAAATTGAGCTAATTGGCCTTGCGGGCAAAAACGCAAAATTGAAGGCAAAGAAAATGGCACTTGGCTTAGATATTAAATTAGGCTCCGTTTTTGCCATTAATGATACAGGGTCGTACAAATCCTTTTTTGCAACCTTTGGCCTGGACAATGACAGAGCCATAGCGTTTGGTATGCCAACCATTGATAG from the Pseudoalteromonas sp. R3 genome contains:
- a CDS encoding SIMPL domain-containing protein, giving the protein MRALVLIGCLLMSWNAISSPIPDFPFVTVTGESSRKVTPDTAVVGIEVVTYSESADKAFEKLNNTAAKLLSILKKYQVSTDNITAHQFAKDTKQAREKNGYNRLDILGYEFTQIFEIRLDKLERYSEIADEVSKMDNVRGLKSEFDVSNREEIEIELIGLAGKNAKLKAKKMALGLDIKLGSVFAINDTGSYKSFFATFGLDNDRAIAFGMPTIDSSFFVPKHIEISKTINVLYKLTP